One window from the genome of Aptenodytes patagonicus chromosome 4, bAptPat1.pri.cur, whole genome shotgun sequence encodes:
- the BMP3 gene encoding bone morphogenetic protein 3 isoform X3, whose amino-acid sequence MLAVESMYLGPVFVLCEVHGVCELQKHLKGRRKVWTQLFPLLLRQQGGWDRGAAFFPGVKKRNYCPSNRMFSVLPGRLFFRFERTAGSPGESYVYICRKMEGHVDLSGLYVFLGSPESQEMYVFNLTSLTESENVLSASVYYYIGDLLHVKWNCSQSRGCSRHGHREAEVQIHLSVWTFPFVGNHTRSLGHFLINVSAAYQDVLSWQWKDITHLLHEAKQNNELLISVKMDLTSHHPWKRAPSRYEPYILIYANDSAISEPESVVFSLQGHRHPLARVFSRPENHVRSSLGKQRRKRSTNVLLPLQNNELPGAEYQYNENERWEDRKPYKTFQPRLAERAKSKKKQRKNHHQKSQTLQFDEQTLKKARRKQWNEPRYCARRYLKVDFADIGWSEWIISPKSFDAYYCSGECQFPIPKGGREASGFVANAVGASIMAWINLDVSTGASEVEGA is encoded by the exons ATGCTGGCTGTAGAGTCCATGTACCTGGGCCCCGTGTTTGTCCTTTGTGAAGTCCATGgggtatgtgaattgcaaaaGCACCTAAAGGGAAGACGGAAGGTTTGGACCCAACTTTTCCCACTACTCCTAAGGCAGCAGGGCGGCTGGGACAGAGGTGCTGCATTCTTTCCTGgagtaaagaaaagaaactacTGTCCCAGCAACAGGATGTTTTCAGTTCTTCCTGGGAGACTCTTTTTCAG ATTCGAAAGAACAGCAGGAAGTCCAGGAGAATCCTATGTCTACATCTGCAGGAAAATGGAAGGACATGTGGATCTAAGTGGGCTTTACGTGTTTTTGG GGAGCCCTGAAAGCCAGGAGATGTACGTTTTTAACTTGACGTCACTCACCGAGTCTGAAAACGTCTTGTCAGCTTCGGTGTATTATTATATTGGTGATCTGCTGCATGTTAAGTGGAACTGTTCCCAATCCAGAGGCTGTTCTCGTCACGGGCACAGGGAGGCTGAAGTTCAGATACATCTTTCAGTTTGGACCTTTCCTTTTGTTGGGAACCACACTCGGAGCCTGGGACATTTCCTAATAAATGTCTCCGCTGCTTACCAGGATGTCCTTTCCTGGCAGTGGAAGGATATCACTCATCTCCTTCATGAAGCGAAACAAAACAATGAACTCCTGATCAGTGTCAAAATGGATCTGACCAGCCATCACCCCTGGAAAAGGGCACCTTCTCGCTATGAACCCTACATTCTGATTTATGCCAATGATTCTGCTATTTCAGAGCCAGAGAGTGTTGTCTTTAGTTTGCAAGGGCACCGTCATCCTCTGGCAAGGGTCTTTTCCAGGCCAGAAAACCACGTGAGGAGCAGCCTCGGGAAGCAGCGGCGAAAACGCTCCACCAACGTCCTGTTGCCGTTGCAGAATAATGAGCTTCCAGGAGCAGAGTACCAGTACAATGAGAATGAGAGATGGGAAGACAGAAAACCCTACAAAACCTTCCAGCCACGGTTAGCAGAGAGGGCAAAGagtaagaaaaagcagaggaagaatcATCACCAGAAGAGCCAGACTCTCCAGTTCGATGAGCAAACGCTGAAGAAGGCGAGGAGGAAGCAGTGGAATGAGCCAAGGTATTGCGCACGGCGTTATCTCAAGGTGGATTTTGCAGACATTGGCTGGAGTGAGTGGATTATTTCCCCTAAATCCTTCGACGCCTATTACTGCTCAGGGGAATGCCAATTCCCAATTCCAAAG